The Meriones unguiculatus strain TT.TT164.6M chromosome 16, Bangor_MerUng_6.1, whole genome shotgun sequence genomic sequence GAAGCGAGCTGCGGGCTGGGGCAGTTCGGGGGAAGGGACCACCTATTTCTGGCCTTGAGTCAAGGTCAGCAAAAAAATCCCAGAAGCGAGGAGGCTGTAATGCCAGCCTGAGCGAGCCCTcaggttctcttttctttttctaaaccaggaaatgcatttttttctccctgtgcCCGCGGAGACGCACCACCCGCCCCAGAACGGAGCCCCAGCGTGCAGGGGACCCGGAAGGAGCAGGACGCGTAGGGCACGAGAGCCGGTTCCCTAAAGAGGAGCGCGGGAGAGAAGCCGGGCGCCGCGCGGAGGCTGGGCTGGGCGCACCTCCGCCGCGGGCTCCCGCGCTGGCCCCGCGCCGTTCCACCTTAAGCGCGCAGACCTCCTTAAGGCGGGCGCGCGAGCCGCGGGTGAGGGCGGGACCTCGCATGCAAATAAGGGGCGTggggcggcggggcggggcgggcggggCGCGGCCTGACGTCAGGCCCGCGGCTGGGGCAGTtggcgcggcggcggcggagcgGCAGGAGGGCAGGAGCGGTGGCGCCGAGCGAGGCGCGCGGCGGGGCGCGGGCAGCGGCGGGGCCGGAGCAACATGGCgccggggggcgggggcgggcggCGGGACGGCTGGCCGGCCCGAGGGCGCCTCCTCCTGGccgcgctgctgctgctgctgtggacgCGGGCGGCCAGCGGCCAGAGCAGCCCCCAGCAGAGCGTGATCCTGGGCATGAGGCTGGCGAGCTGCAACAAGTCGTGCGGGATGAACCCGGATGGCATCATCTTCGTGTCCGAGGGCAGCACGGTGAACCTGAGGCTCTACGGCCACAGCCTGGGCGAGGTCTCCAGCAACCTGATCTCCTTCACCGAGGTGGACAACACCGAGACGGTCCACAACTCCACCAActgcctggagctcaccaaggaCCTAGTGGTCCAGCGGCTGGTCAACGTGAGCCGCGGGAACACGTCGGGGATGCTAGTGGTGCTCACCAAGTTCCTGCGGAGGACCGAGAACATGAAGCTGTATGCGCTGTGCACCCGGACCCGGGTCGGCGGGCCCTGGCTCAGATGGACGGACAAGGACTCCCTGCTGTTCATGGTGGAGGAGAGCGAGCGGTTTCTGCCGCTCTGGCTGCACATCCTTCTCGTGTTGGTGCTGTTGGTGCTGTCGGGCATATTTTCTGGCCTCAACCTGGGGCTCATGGCCCTGGACCCGATGGAGCTGCGCATCGTGCAGAACTGTGgtactcagaaggagaaaaggtACGCCCGCAAGATAGAGCCCATCCGGCGCAAGGGCAACTACCTGCTCTGCTCGCTTCTCCTGGGGAATGTGCTGGTCAACACCTCCCTCACCATCCTTCTGGACAACCTCATCGGGTCTGGCATCATGGCAGTGGCCTCCTCCACCATTGGCATTGTCATCTTCGGGGAGATCTTACCTCAAGCCCTGTGCTCCCGACACGGGCTGGCTGTGGGTGCCAACACTATTGTCCTCACCAAATTCTTTATGctgctcaccttccctctgagTTACCCCATTAGCAAACTCCTGGACTTTGCCTTGGGTCAGGAGATTCGTACTGTTTACAACCGGGAGAAGCTGATGGAGATGTTGAAGGTGACAGAGCCCTATAACGACCTGGTGAAGGAGGAGTTAAATATGATCCAGGGTGCCCTGGAGCTAAGGACCAAAACTGTGGAGGATATCATGACCCAGCTGCACGACTGCTTCATGATCCGTAGTGATGCCATTTTGGACTTCAACACCATGTCAGAGATAATGGAGAGTGGCTATACCCGCATTCCCGTGTTTGAAGACGAGCAGTCCAATATCGTAGACATCCTTTATGTCAAAGACTTGGCTTTCGTGGACCCCGATGACTGCACCCCGCTCAAGACCATCACTCGCTTCTACAACCACCCGGTACATTTTGTTTTCCATGACACCAAGCTGGATGCCATGCTGGAGGAATTCAAGAAGGGTAAGGACTGCTGtagttcctgcttgagtttccTGACACCTCTTGTTCCCCCGAGGCATCACCTGCATGATTTGTGTCTTCTGTTTGTGTGACTGATCTTGTCTCCCTCTGTCCACCACTTCCTATGCCTCTGAGGTGAACCTTGTCAGGCGCAGCAGAAACACTTCTCCAGCCTTTGCCTCCTGCCAGGTACTGTGCTTTGTGTTTAGTTGAATCAAAGCTGAAGGAGACACCCTTGTCTGGAGCTGGGGGAGGGATACAGGGTAAGGTTCATGCCTGTGAAGAGGTGAGGAGGCAAACACCAGATTTAGCTTAGGGAGGGGAAGTAGTCTGGGAGCTGAGGGTGTTGTCACAGGGGAGGAAAAACATTTGAGGGGAATCTTAAAAGATGAAGTGACTTGCAGCAGGGTCACATCCCTCCTGTGAGGAAGCCCTAGGATGTGCCCGTGGCTCGGCAGGTGGGCCTGTCTAGTGGACCTTCTGGCTCTGCTGGGTGGTGACTACCTAGGGAGGGGCTGAAGTATTTGCACACCTCTTCCCCCAAGATTGGAGCTCTGGAAGATTTGGGGGCAGGGGAGTACTGTCAGTGGCTCCCAACTCAGAACAATGCCAACCAGCAGTTTCCACTGTTCAGAATCAAGGAGACCACACTTTGATTATTGTTCCGTCTTTCCCAGGAGGCAAACATAAACTTGCTTGCCCCTCACCCCCAATCTTCCCATGGccttgcattgtgtgtgtgtgttttctctctggtgtgtgtgtgtgtgtgtgtgtgtggtgtttttctctctttgctcACTCCCAGGTAGGGAGGCATTTAGAGGGTTTATTCCTCTGCTTCCAAGCTCAGGGCACACACCTCTTCCTTATTCCCAACAAagacttcctcctccttctactctgAAACCCTCACAGTGGCTGTAAACAAGGCGATTTATAGAGCAAAGCCCACCTAGACTGGAGGAGGTGAGGAGGTGAGGAGGCAGAAAGGGCAGCTCTTCAAAGAACCTGAGGCTCATCCTGGAGGGACTTGGATTCATAACCCCAGGCCCAACCTTCTTCCCGTTTGTAGAGCTGTTTCTGACAAAGGCTCAGACTGACCTAGGATCCACTTTTGAACCCAAGTTGGGGATAAGCCTGGGGTCATTTCTGAACTGAAAAGTGGTGGATAGTCTGGAAATGGGATGAGGAGAGAAGAGATGGCCTTGCCAGATTTAGTCTTAAAAGGTGCGCTGGGCCAGGGTCAAGGCCAAAGGACCGGGTTGGTAACCTACCTTTTAAGTGTTCTAGACAGCTCTCCACTGCAGAGCTAAGAATGTCTTGAGAATGTGAATCAGACAGGAGGTAGTCTTTTGGCATGGAAGTTTCGTGTTGCCTGTTTTGCCCAGGGTCTGAGTGGGGGCCCGGGGGTAGCAGGGAGTGTGTCCCACTTCCATC encodes the following:
- the Cnnm4 gene encoding metal transporter CNNM4; translated protein: MAPGGGGGRRDGWPARGRLLLAALLLLLWTRAASGQSSPQQSVILGMRLASCNKSCGMNPDGIIFVSEGSTVNLRLYGHSLGEVSSNLISFTEVDNTETVHNSTNCLELTKDLVVQRLVNVSRGNTSGMLVVLTKFLRRTENMKLYALCTRTRVGGPWLRWTDKDSLLFMVEESERFLPLWLHILLVLVLLVLSGIFSGLNLGLMALDPMELRIVQNCGTQKEKRYARKIEPIRRKGNYLLCSLLLGNVLVNTSLTILLDNLIGSGIMAVASSTIGIVIFGEILPQALCSRHGLAVGANTIVLTKFFMLLTFPLSYPISKLLDFALGQEIRTVYNREKLMEMLKVTEPYNDLVKEELNMIQGALELRTKTVEDIMTQLHDCFMIRSDAILDFNTMSEIMESGYTRIPVFEDEQSNIVDILYVKDLAFVDPDDCTPLKTITRFYNHPVHFVFHDTKLDAMLEEFKKGKSHLAIVQKVNNEGEGDPFYEVLGLVTLEDVIEEIIKSEILDESDMYTDNRTRKRVSMKNKRDFSAFKDTDNELKVKISPQLLLAAHRFLATEVSQFSPPLISEKILLRLLKYPDVIQELKFDEHNKYHVHHYLYNRNKPADYFVLILQGKVEVEAGKENMKFETGAFSYYGTMALTSVSSERSPAHPTPLSRSASLSYPDRNTETVPSSSLGGSSQFGSCIMGQYVCDFSVRALTDLQYIKITRQQYQNGLLASRMDNSPQLTLDGCATCSENFTEKSELPVVDETTTLLNERNSLLHRASQEGAI